The Coffea eugenioides isolate CCC68of unplaced genomic scaffold, Ceug_1.0 ScVebR1_847;HRSCAF=1594, whole genome shotgun sequence DNA segment aattgttttaaattgctcctcgtgggatcgacccgatacacatctcgtactacaattgcgacctgtatacttgcagtccaacgggtgtaaattcggaattaaacttgcattgatataaaaaaatCCCGTCATAATACTTTAAAATCAATAAACAAACTaataaatattaatttatttctACAATaacaaatttatatagatataacttactttcaatttctttttgacCCCGTGTAAATTTCTACACCAATCGCCTGCACACATTAACGTCTGAACTGTCTCCGGAGCAAGTGAAGCACGGTATGAATCAATCACCCTAGTTCCAGCACTAAAGGTGGACTCAGATGCGACGGTAGTGATAGGAATGGCCAATACATCAGCTGCTAGTTGAGAGAGTACCGGGTATGCTGATCGGTTGATTTTCCACCAATCAAGACATTTGAAATCCTTTGGATTTTGCCCAATAGGTTGGCGAGGCTTGTCTAGGTAATCCACCAACTCGCTCTTATGGGGTTCATCAGATTCGAGTTCACCACAATACTCATCCAAATCATTCCAATAGTCAGCACTTGCTCGAGGTGGACACACTATTTCAGATGCAAGATTTAATGAACAACCTTCCCCTGCATTTCCACTTGTACCCATAGCAACGTACTCCTCATAAAGCTCAAAGATGGCTTTTCGAACATATGTGATATTCTCTTGAGCTTCATATGTGGAATACATCTTAGGGAAGGCAAACTCTATTGCTCGCATTTTCTGTCTAGGATCCAAGATAGCTGCAATGGACATCAATAAATTGCACTCTTTCCAGTATTTGTCAAACTTGAGCTTCATTCTTGTAATCATACCCCGGacaaaatcatcttcatcatctaCTCGTGCATCCAAGAGTTTCTTCACCTTTAGAATCTTAGGGAGGAATAGATTGCTAGTTGGATACTCACTCCCCGAAATTATGTGCGTGGCTGTGTAGAACTTCTCTAAAATGGTGCAAACTTTCACAACTTTCTCCCAATCCTCTGAAGATGGACAATACTCATAAAGGGGCTCTCGAACTTGAAAATGAGGAAAAACCTCTTTATATTTTATAGCACAATTCAACATTTCATATGTTGAATTCCATCTCGTCCTACAATCATGGAGCAATTTTTTTCCAGGAATTTGCAGGTGTTGAGCAATTTCTGCAAATAGCAATGCCCTACCATCAGATTTGTTCACAAAATCTACACTATCTCGAATATTTTCACAAATGTCTACTATCTCTTTCAAGCCATCTTGAACCATAAGGTTCAAGACATGGGCGCAACAACGAACATGAAACAGCTTTCCTCCACCCAATAGCTTCTTGCATCTCCCAAAGTCATCTTTCAACAATCTCACGGCCACATCATTGTTTGAGGCATTGTCCACGGAAATAGTGTGAATTTTTTCCTCATTTCCCCATTCCTTTGCACACTTAAAAACTGCATCCGAAATCTCAACTCCTCGACGTGGTGGTCGAATATGAACAAAATTTAACACCCTTTTCTGAAGCTTCCAATTTCCATCAATCCAATGTCCGGTCACCACCATGTATTCAATTTTCTGATTCTTTGATTTCCACATATCAGCGGTCAAGCTGACTTTCTGTACCTGCCTCAGCAAGTTCTTCAACTTCTTTTTCTCTATCTCGTACACCTGTGTACAATCCTTTTTAGTTGTCATACGTGAGATCTTCTGCCACTCCGGCCAGCCACGTTTCATCATTAGGTTGAAACCCTCTTCCTCCAAAATTGTGAAAGGATGCTCGTGCATCAAGATCCAATGTGCAGCAGCCTCTCTCATTGCTTCCATATCAAATTTGCCCGTGTGCAATGGTGGTACAGTTGAAAAACGCTCATCCGCCGGCTGAAAGTTAATCTTTGTTTGCTGCTCAGCCATCCTAAGCTTGGCTTTTCTAACGGAACAGTTTTCTCGATGCCTCCACATGCTGCTGGTTTGTTTAGTTTTTCCCCGATTTAGTTTCTTGCTACAATGTTTACAAATGGCATAATATATGCCATTT contains these protein-coding regions:
- the LOC113759012 gene encoding zinc finger BED domain-containing protein RICESLEEPER 2-like, giving the protein MSISPPEVTSIARVSGADSSTPVMIDSPIFVSRDGCDPTQEGGETQEWGTEDTNRHQGDAAEDDGKFRVPKRNKTSEAWEDFDDLEENGIYYAICKHCSKKLNRGKTKQTSSMWRHRENCSVRKAKLRMAEQQTKINFQPADERFSTVPPLHTGKFDMEAMREAAAHWILMHEHPFTILEEEGFNLMMKRGWPEWQKISRMTTKKDCTQVYEIEKKKLKNLLRQVQKVSLTADMWKSKNQKIEYMVVTGHWIDGNWKLQKRVLNFVHIRPPRRGVEISDAVFKCAKEWGNEEKIHTISVDNASNNDVAVRLLKDDFGRCKKLLGGGKLFHVRCCAHVLNLMVQDGLKEIVDICENIRDSVDFVNKSDGRALLFAEIAQHLQIPGKKLLHDCRTRWNSTYEMLNCAIKYKEVFPHFQVREPLYEYCPSSEDWEKVVKVCTILEKFYTATHIISGSEYPTSNLFLPKILKVKKLLDARVDDEDDFVRGMITRMKLKFDKYWKECNLLMSIAAILDPRQKMRAIEFAFPKMYSTYEAQENITYVRKAIFELYEEYVAMGTSGNAGEGCSLNLASEIVCPPRASADYWNDLDEYCGELESDEPHKSELVDYLDKPRQPIGQNPKDFKCLDWWKINRSAYPVLSQLAADVLAIPITTVASESTFSAGTRVIDSYRASLAPETVQTLMCAGDWCRNLHGVKKKLK